The genomic window GGATGCTCTGGGCAAGTTCTTCTATCAACCCCTTGGTTTTGCCGGCCCCTTTGATGTCCTAGCAATTCTGGTTTTTTTGGCGGGCTGTGCGTCTTATGGCAAGAAAAATTTAAAGACGCTGTTGGTCTTGCTATCGCCAATCTTGGTCACGCTTTTGGCTGCTTGTTTGCAGAAGTATCCGTTTCAGGCCCGCCTGGTTTTATTTCTAATTCCTTTCTTTATCCTGCTGATGGCTGAGGGTCTGACTTATCTCAGAACCAGAAGATCCATGTGGCTGTCAGGAGTTGGGACAGTGCTGTTAGTGTGCCTCTTAGCTCCGCCGTTGCTGGATGCCAGCCAACTTCTGGTCAAACCGAAGTTGAGAGAAGAAATCAAGCCTGTCATCGCCTATGTGAGAGAACACCAACAGCCGGAGGATGTTCTGTATATTTTCCAACGAGGGGAGTATCAATTCAAATATTACGCTGAGCGATATGGCTATCAGAAGGGTGACTACATCATTGGCGTGGACGACCTGGATCAGTACGATCAACAAAAAGAAGTTTCAGCTGCTGAATGGAAGCGCTACCAAGCAGATCTAGACCAATTACGCGGCAATCCGCGTGTGTGGTTGCTGTTCTCCCACAGCTTGCTTAAACAAGAGAATGAAATGATCCAAACCTATCTAAATCAGATTGGACAAAGAATAGATAGTTTTGAACGTCCGGGAGCATTTGTCTATTTGTATAACCTGCAAAAATAGAGCTCTATTCGCGACTTACTGTGAGTAATGACTATGAGCTTGGCTGTGATTTTTCCAAAGCAGCATTCAAGCAATTGGCAGCTAACAGAGTAAATTCCTTCTGGCGCTGAACCGTGCAGGTTTTGACTAGGCGAGGCAGGATTAAGCGCCCCTGCCCAGAAGCTTGGGCCGTGAGATTGTTTTCTGCTGCTTCTGCCACCGCCTGGTACTGCCGGAGCCAGGAATTATGCTTCAAGTAGCTAGGCTTAAAGGCGTTGTCTTCAACCAACCAATAATCAACCTCGTAGCGGTTCAGAAAATTCTGTATCACGCTGGCATCAGTGGCATATTGCGCGGTAATTAGGTCAACAGTGCGTTGCCGCAGGCGTTGGTAATAACCCAGTTGATAGGGAATAGAGTACTCGCCAGACGTTAAGACAGAGCGCTGGGCAAAGCTAGGTAGATTATCCGCCTCAAGCGTCAGTGATGCGGTCAGCGTGTCAACAGGTGTCTGGCGCAGAAATTGGTAGATCTCTGGGATGGTTCCCGTCTTGACCGGATGTTGTCGGTAGGGACAAAGCCATAGAGACAGCAGGAGCAAGCCAATCACACCTGCTCCCTGCCACTGGCCTAAGCGTTCAATCAGAACGTAGATCGTGATAGCAGCAGCAATTGAGAGCAGCAGTGGCGTGGTGTACAACACATAGCGCACCGGTAAATGCAGGCGAAACAGCAGGGCATGGGACAGCAGAAATAGCCCTAATGAAGCGCCGAGCACCTGCACGAGCACAAGGCGAGCTGAGGTCATTTGCTTCAGCCGGGATTGTAGCCTTGGCCAACGGCTGCGTTGTAGCCACAGGAGCGGCAAGAGGAAGCCGAGAGCCAGTAAGGGAGGTCTGAGGTCGAACATCAGGCCACTACGTCCTCCCCCTAACCAGTAGCGGGACCAACTCTTGGCAAAAAAGGACGAACGTCCCCCTGGCAAAAACTCAGGCATGGTTCGGGCCTGGGCGCCACTAACAATTGGCTCATAGATGGCCGTATCGGCTTTGGCAAGCAAAAGCGCTGCCCCAACTAGTGCAAGCGCCCCAGCGAAGGCCAGCCAAGAGCGCATAGCGCGCGGCCCTCGACCTGCCCAAAGTCCGCTCAAAGCAAGAACGCCTAGGGCCAGTAATGCTCCCTGTGGGTAGAACAGGGCCAGCAGACCGGCCAACAGCACAGCGGGCATGAGCCGTTTGGCGGCCAAACAATCGAGAAACGGCAGAAAAATCGGATAAAAAAAAGCGCGAGGCGTTCCCGAAGATACATCATCGCTAAACCAGAGGGCCTGTTGCACGAACAAAAAGCTGCCCAAGGTAGCAACCCAAGTGACAGGCAAAATGCGCCAGAACAAGCTGAAACAATAGCCTGCACTGATCAGAGCCAGCCCCAAGGGCAGCAGCTTGTTGAACTGCAAAGGCTTGAGCCCCAAGGCATTAGCCAGCTGGTATAGGCTGGTGTATCCCGGTGGGGCAACGGCTTGAAAATAGTCAGCGATCCAGTCGTTGGGAAATAAGCCAGGTTGATCAAAGCGCAGCATCCAGAACACATGCTGACGGGCATCGTCTGGGATTGCCCAGGGATTATGCCAAAACTGCCACAGCCCCGGTAAACTGCCCAACAACGTAATCAGCAGTACCAATAGCAACCCCGTTCGTTGGCCACCACCATCAATCTTGTTGAACGCGGTCTGGCTAGGGCGCGGACTTTTGGCAGAAGACGAATTCAAAGGGTGGCTCCCATATTATTCTAAATACGAAAGGCTACTAACTTTGTGGCTTTTAGTCTACAGAGTTTATCATTCCTGCCAAGGCCATGCCCATTGCTCACCCACGCAAGTTTTCATTTTTTTCAGTCAATTTATTGCTCAAATCCCAACTTGAATTCTGGTTTGGCTTGAGTTTGGCATTCGCTCTATATTATTGCGTTTTGGCAATTGGGCAGGCATTTGGTAGTGAATATGTTGTCCAGGATGATGCGCGGGAATACGTGTTCTGGATGCAGCGTTTTTTGGATCCGGAGCTATTGCCCAATGACTTAATTGCTGATTATTTTCAATCGGTGACGCCACCTGGCTATGCTGCGCTGTTTCGGTTGATGGCAGGGGTTGGTGTTACACCATTGTTATTGAGCAAGCTACTGCCAGTTGCGCTGTGTCTAGTTAGCACAATCTATTGTTTTGGCTTTTGTTTGCAGCTGTTGCCCGTGCCAATGGCTGGCTTTATCACCACGGTTCTACTCAACCAAAGCTTGTGGGTTAAAGACGACTTAGCCTCGGCAACGCCTCGTGCATTTGTCTATCCTTTGCTTCTCGCTTTTTTATACTATTTGTCTCGTCGCTCCCTACTGCCCTGTCTGGCTTCACTTGCACTTTTGGGCCTGTTTTATCCGCCCTTAGTCTTTGTTGCGGCAGGAGTTTTGTGTTTGTCATTGCTGCGCTGGCAGGGCTGGCGTCCTCAATTGGATTCCAACCGCAGTAATGTTCGATTTTGTGTTTTGGGATTGGGCGTTGTGCTCCTGGTTCTGTTGCCCTACGCCTTGGGTTCCTCTCGGTTTGGGCCCATGATTAGCCTGGCCAAAGCCAAGCTGATGCCGGAGTTTGCAGCCAATGGGCGTATTCGTTTTTTCTCAGATAATCCCTGGTTTTTCTGGTTGGAAGGTCAGCATAGTGGCTTGCGCTTGACCTTCACACCGGCTCTGTATGCAGCCAGTTTTTTATTGCCAATTTTGCTACGCTATCCGGAGCGTTTCCCATTGGTGCGGCAGCTGCGTCCAGCGTTGGTCATTTTGCCTCAGCTTGTCCTAGCCTCGGTTGCTATCTTCTTGCTGGCCCATGCCACTTTATTCAAGCTGTTTCTGCCTAGCCGCTACACACAGCACAGTTTCAAAATTCTTATGGCTGTCGCAGCTGGCATTGCTTTAACCGTGCTCCTGCATGCTCTGTTAACCTGGGGCAGCCGACGCTCTGAGCAGAATTTTAACCCCAAAAAAATCTTAGCTTTTAGCTTGGCTGGTCTTCTGGGAATGGTGCTCATTACCTATCCTAGCTTCTTAAAAAAGTTTCCCAGAACTGGCTATGTTACGGGTCATTTTCCAGAGTTGTATGAGTTCTTTGCCCAACAGCCCAAAGATAGTTTGATCGCCTCACTGGCAGAGGAGGCCGATAACTTACCCACCTTTGCGCAACGTTCCATTCTGGTCGGTCAGGAATATGTCTTGCCCTATCACATGGGCTACTATCGCCAAGTTCGACAACGCACTGCTGATCTACTCCAGGCTCAATACAGTTCCGATTGGGCAGTCATTCGTGATCTCATCCAAACCTACGGTGTTGATTTCTGGCTGTTAGATCGGGCTGCTTTTGAACCTGAATACATCACCCGCAAACGTTGGCTGCGGCAATTGCAACCCGAGACTTCTGAAGCGCTCAGTGCATTGAAGCAGGGAACGCCTGTTTTAGCCCAACCTCTAGACCGTTGTGAAGCTTTTGCCACTGAGAAATGGGTTGTTTTGCGAGCAGACTGCTTGCTTAACGCCCTGCCCGTTGGTAAATCGTCTGCGCTGGCACAATCGCCATAACATCTCGTAAACCACCGTCTTGAATTTCTTGCTGGATGAGCGGCTGTGCTTCTGCCAATTGCTGCAACACTGGCTTGGCACCAGCCGCAAGGTTCGCTTCTACCAGCGCCCGAGCACGACCTGCAAAGGGCACAAACAAGCCTAAGCGCGCCCGAGACGGCGAGGACAAGCGATAAAGCGGTACCACGAACAGGTCAACCTTGTAGCGCTCTACATAGTCCGCCAAGACTTGGGGCGAAGGGGTGTAGAAAGCATTCAGCGTTTCCCAGAGCCGCTGCTCCATGGCCCGGTAGTAAGTGGGATGCCAGGCCAGCGCACCTTCCATAGAGGCAACCACAGGCAGACCCGTCAGCAGAGGCAGGTTGCCAGCCTCACTGGGGTGAGAAGCCAACCGCGTGGTCGCAGGCTGGGCTCTCAAAAAGTCATAGATCTGATTGTATTGTCCAACTCTCAGGCCCATGGGCCACAGAGGCAGGTGAGCCAGCAGCAACGCCAAGCACAGCACTGCCGTCAACGTTGTTCGGGACCAGCCAGCCCAAGGTCGGGGGCAGAGTTCCAGCAATGCTGCAATTGCCACGCCACTAAACAAGGCACCGACAATTGGTACCGAGAAGGACACATAGCGGTTGGGATGATAAAGATGCAACAGCACCAGTTGCGCCAGCACGTAGGTTGCCAGCGACGCCCAAAACACTCGGCCCAGCAAGGTGACCCAACCCGACCAACCCTTAAGGCTGCTCAAGCGACTGCCGTAGCGCCAACGCAGCACAGGCACCAATAAAGCAGGCAAAACACAGAGGGGATGCATGAGGGTTAAACCCAGCCCTGTGCGTTTGCTAGTAATCCAGTAGCGGAGCGGGTCGGCTACGAACATTTCATTGCGACCGCCGTCGAGCAGGGCCGGATCGGTGAGGGCTTCGGCTTTGGTCAAGATAGGGCCAAACGGACCATCAATCAGCTGACCAGGGACTAGAATCGCGGCGCAAATCAGCGTTCCAACAATCAGCAGCCAGAGGTGACGTCGCCAGAGCCGGGAATTGAATTGAAACTCCGGTGCGACTCCAGGAATTAGCACAAAGGTCAGCACGGCCAGGGCCAGCACCACTACCGGCTGATAAAACACACAGCCCAAGACCAAACAGCCGAGCACAGCCCAGCGCCAACCCCGGCAGAGGGTGTATAGAAAGCCCAGGAATAGTGGATAGGCAAACGAGCGGGCAATGCCCGTGCTCAAGTCATCAGTAGTCCACAGTTGCAGCACAAACACCAGCGTTGCCCAGAAGGCCACCCGACGGTCGTTGAACAACCGTTCTGCCAGCAGAAACAACAACACTGCCGACCCTATCCCTAACAGAACCGGCAGGATCTTGTTGAACACAACCGGCGAAATCAGAAAACTGGCAGCCCAGTACAAGCCGTACACGCCCGGAGGCATTTGAGCGATGAAGTAGTCCGCCATCAAATCGCCACGAAAGCGGTTGGGGTCGGTGAATTGCCACATCCAGAAAATGTGCTGTGTAGCGTCATCAATGTAGGTATAGCGATCGCCCAGCATCACGGCTAGAAACCGCGTCACTGGAATCAGCTGGAGCAGCATCACTGCCCAGAAGTAACCGCTCTGCCATAGCGGACGTTGGGCTTTGCTGATCTGGGGCGGGGCGAACTGCATTCCCTCAACACCGTTACAAATTCAGCCCTTACTGTTGCACGCTGCTTGGTGCAATGCAATCGAGCTTGACTGACCGGCATAGCCAGCCCAATTAAGTGCAAATCAAGTGATAGTAGCCCTCGCCGCTGACCTTAATGCGCTCCGGTTCGGCACTGCGGCAGGCTACGCCTGACCAATCAGCCGTTCTCAGGGCCCGTGTGACCCACAAATCCACCGGCAAGTTTAACTGCACTACCGCTGTCAGTTTTTGGAGGACAGCAGCGTTGCCATTGGCATCATTGACAAAGATGATCCGGGCTTGAGGATCCTGTCGCTGCAACTCCAGGCTGAGAGCCAAGCCCTTTGCCACATCGTTGAGGTCGCTATAAGTCTGCGCAAATAAAATCGGGGTCTGACTTTGGCTGCGGATGCGGCTTGCCGTGGCTGCCGGTTCGCCGGTCTGTGCCAAGACCCAGCCCTGCACGGCCAAGCTGCTACTGACCAAACCGACTACCAAAAAGGCTGCAATCACCTGTTCTCTGACGGGGCGTTTGAGCCCACTGAGGCAAGCCGTTGCTACCAGCAGCATGCCAGGCAAGAAAATGAAGTTATAGCGAAACACGCTGGTCAAACGGCTTTGCTTAGCCCAGCCCAGCCCCACTAGCAGAGCCATTGCCATAATCACAAACAGCCCAGCCCAAGGCAGCGCTGCATCCCCAGACAAGCGCCCACCCCGCCACAAGTACCACGCTCCTGTGCCGATCAACCCCAATAAGAGCAAGACCAGGACAATCTGCAATTCACCCAACGCAGGCGACAGGGGCAGCATTACAAACAGAGCTGCTGTGCCTGGCAGAAGCATCACCACCTGAAGGACAGCATCTAGATTGCTCCAACCCCGGCTGATCCAGGCCACTTCGCCCCGCCCACTGTGCTCTAGCAGCGTTGGCAACCAGGGCAGCCAAACTAGCAAGACGCCGCCAAGGGCCAATCCCCAAGGTAATAACTGAGTGCGAGCCGAGTGCCAGGACCGGGCCAAAGCCAGAGCCAGAACCACTAGTTGGGCTAGCCAAGCCAGCAGATAGAAATAGTGCACATAAAGCCCGATGGCATTACTCAATGCCCAAGCCAGCAAAAGCATCAGACTGAGAGAACGGCCTTTGTGCAATTCATCGAGCAGGGCGAACAGGGCCGTCAGCGCCCCAATTAAGCACAGAATCGCCAGACTGTAGTGCCGTGCCTCCTGCGCCAAGTACACGGCAAAAGGGGAAACCGCCACCAAAGCCGTTAGAAGCAGAGCCTTAGCCTGAGCGCCTCGGAACGCCACTCGCCCCAGAACGTAAATCGCCAGGATACCCAAGCTGCTAGTCAGCGCTGTAAACGAGCGCAGCCGCCAGGGCAAGTCTTGCAAGGATCCATTCCCCAGCAGCCTCAGCCACAGATGCGATAGATAAAAATAAAGCGGCGGATGGGTCGAATCGGTTTTAACTGCTTCCGCGATGCTGCCTAGGCTAGCCTCTACATTGAGCTGGAACAGAGGCCGCAGATCAGCAGCCTCCAGCACTTGATCAAGAGGCACATCCTGCAAGCGCTTGCCCAGGCTAAAGAGTGCGCTCAGCACCTCATCGGTCCAGAGGGGTTGGTCCCCCAGATGCCAGAAGCGCAGGCCCGTCCCCACTACTAGCAGCACCAGGAGGAGTTGGGATTTGGCCAGTCGAAACATCTAGACGCGGGCGAGCCAGTGGTCGTATTGAGGCAGTTGGCCGCGCACAACTTTCGTGTAGAGTCCTTGAATCTGGCGGGTTAGGGCACCAATGTTGCCATCCCCGACTGGTCGATGATCAAAACGCGTCACTGGAGCAACTTCGGCCGCCGTACCTACCATAAACGCTTCGTCAGCCACATATAGCTCAGTACGGTCAATCGAACGAGCCACCACCTCTAGACCCAGCTCGGCCCGGACTAACTCCATCACCGTCGCCCGCGTAATGCCTTCCAGAATGTTGTCTGACACGGTGGGCGTAATTAGACAGCCATCACGCACCAGAAACAGGTTCATAGCGCTGCCTTCGGCAATATTGCCCTCCTGATTCAATACCAGCGCGTCATCGAAGCCGCACAGATGAGCATCGGTCTTGGCCAAAGCCGTGTTGACGTAGGCGCCATTGACCTTGGCCCGCGCAGGGATAGCATTGTCATCTAGTCGCCGCCAGGAAGAGACCCCAACATGTAAGCCCTTGCGGGTATCAACGTACTGGTCCAGCGGTAAGGAGAACAGGCAGAAGTCGTCTTGAGTATTGGGTGCCAGCAGAATCGGGCCGATGCGCAAGTCGGTCTTGTAAACAATTGGGCGGATATAGGTGGGTCCCTGATGGCCGTTGCGCTTGACCAGGTCCAAAGTCAGAGCACCCATCTGCTCAGCGCTGAGTTCGGCTTTCAGGCGCAGAATGCGACAGCTTTGTAGAAGGCGCTGGTAGTGCTCCGCCATGCGAAACACTGCCATACGTCCTTCTTCAGGCAGCCAATAGGCTTTGATACCCTCAAAGGCAGCTGTGCCGTAGAGGAAGGCGTGGGTCTGGATGTTGATACAGGCTTGGTCGCTCGGGACAAATTCTCCACGCAGATAGGCAAATTGGGGACGCAGCTCCCCTTTTTCCTCCGCTGAACCTGTAGCCACAGACATTAAAGCCGTCCTTCCCGATTGGTATTGCCCTGCTGGTGTTGCCCGATCATACCGGATGCTTAGCGGCTGGCGGAGCCACGCGCGGCGCTAACCGCACGGTTGACCCGTTCTTTCAAACTGGTCTCACTGGGATAACGCTGCACAATCTCATTGAAGACATCGACGTCAACGCCGTTTTCCCGCAAGATTGCAGTCGTCTCGGTGCGCAACGTTTGGCACAGAGTTGCACCCTGTGGCGGCAGGTCATTGACCATATTGCGGCACAGACTGAAATTGGGCTGGGTCCGGGCCTGCGTTTGAGCCTGCGCCATCAACTGGGGCATGCCCTCGACATTCTGCGCCTCACTTTGCAAACGAGCCTGTAGGGCTTCGATTTTGATATAGGCCCGGGCGAAGCGCTGAATCTGGTCATCGCTGAAAGTAGTTTGGGCCTGCACGATAGCTGCAAACGGAGTAGCAAGAATCAAGGCAGAGAACGCCATTGAGCTAATCACCCAGTTTGCAGCGAAGGGTAGCAGCCGTTGGCCCAAGCGCAATGGAAGTCTAGAAGTTGTCATAGCAGCAGAAAACGCAAATTGACCAGGAGTTCTGAATGATGTGAGTCATTTTAGAACCCAGAAGTTCCACGCGAAGCAATCCAGAGGGTATAAATACTGCTCAGTTGTCAAGTTGTCTGAGGCCAGCTCAGGAGCTGGCACAGAGTTGAGATAACTCTACAACGGCAGTTTGCAGAGCAGCCGTCTCTTCGGCACCCCGTTTGAGACCGGTTTCTAGCTTCAGCAGCATCGGTAGAGCCTGAGTCAGTACCTGCGAGGATAGCTTCTCGACTTTCTTGCGTAGAAAGTAGATTTGCTTGGGGTTGCCAACTTCAGCAGCCTCAGCGATCTTCTTCTCGTCCCGTTCTCCGGCTTCCAGCATCAGCTTGACCCACAACCAGGTGCGAAATTGCCCGGTCAGAGTAGCAGAAATGCGCAGCGGGGCTTCATTTTGCAGCAACAGCTCGGAGACCAAGCCCAAAGCCCGAGCGGTTTGGCCTTCTCGGATGGCGTCTGCCAGTTGCAGGCTGTTGTGAGCGGATGCCGTGACCATTTGCAGCACCACCGCGCCATTGATTACAGGCTGACCTTGGCTGGCGTAGAGGCTGAGTTTCTCAAGTTCCATGGCAACGCGGCGGGAATCATTGCCAACAGCTTCAGCCAACAGCTCAGCCGCTTCAGTGGTGAGCCTAACCTGAGCAACTTTGGCCATTTGCTGCACCTGTCGCACCAACTCGTCAGTCTTCCAGGGGGGAATCGGTGAGAATTCCTGGACGGTAGCGTACTTCTGCAAGACCTTAGTCGATTTAATCCGGCCATCGGGTTTGCCACGACTGGTCAGCAGCAGGTGGCTAGTTTCGGGCAGGCTGGCCAGAGTGCGCTCTAGTTCCCCCAATAGTTCTTCTGAGCAGCGCTGGGCCACGGTGGTTTCCGCTAGCCAGATCAAGCGACTGCCTGGACCAAAGGGTGGCGTCATCGACTGGTTAAATGCTTGCACAATCTGTTCTGGATTGTCCCCAGCCAGTTTTTCGTAGTTGAACGACTCCCAATCTGGATCGACTACTGCTTGACGCAAAGCTGTGACCGCCTGACTCAAGCGGTAATCATCTTCACCCCAATAGAAATAAGCGGGCATGCTGGATTCTTAACTTCAAATGTTTCTGGCAAATGTTTTTGGCAAGTGTTTTTGGCAAATGTTCCTGGCCAGTATTTCTAGCAATTGTTTGTGGGAAGTGACAGTCTCAATTCTCATCGCCCCAAACCCGTAGTTGCAGAGCGACCAGCCCCAGCACCAGGACCAATAACACCATCGCCTCAGCCGCAGCATAGCCAAAATCAAACAGAGCGAATGCCTGCTGATAAACGTCATAGACCAAGATATTGGTGCTATTGAGAGGGCCACCTCCCGTCACCACATACACAGGCTCAAAACTCCGGAAGGTGAAAATCGCCGTTGTTACAGTTGCAAAGACCAGGGTTGGCCGTAGCCCCGGCAGACTAATGTGCCAAAACTGCTGCCAGGCACCTGCCCCATCCAGTTCAGCGGCTTCATAGCGGTTGCCCGGAATCGTTTGCAAGCCCGCCAGAAAGACCACCAGGTTGAAACCCAGTTGTTTCCAGATACTGAGCAGAATCAGAACGGGCATGGCCCAGGTTTCGCTGTTGAACCAAGCCGGTGGCTCAGCCACACCCAAAGCCAGCAATAGCTGAGTGACCGGACCATCAGGCTGAAACAGCCAACGAAAGGCCAAACCCGCAGCCACCAGCGAGGTAATTGACGGCAAAAAATAGGCTGTACGCAGGATATCCCGCCAGGCCACCACCCGATCCAGTAATACCGCTAGGGCCAGGGGCAGTACCAGTGATGGCAGCACTGTCCCGACTGTGAAGTAGAGCGTATTGCCCAAAACCTGCCAGAAATCAGGGTCAGTCAGCAACCGCCAGTAGTTCGCGAAGCTGACCCAACGCACACCCGATGAACCCAAATGACCAGCGCTGACACTCAAGAACAGCAGGTACAGCATTGGCCAAAATACAAAAGCCCCCAGCAGCAGGAGAGCTGGGGTCAAGAACAGCCAGGCTGTGAGGGTTTCGTTGTCAGTGAGTGGATCAGTGCGAGACTGGCCTGAGGCCATAGGGATGAAGGGAAAGCGTCAATCAATACCTGTCCACACACTGTACCCTTGCTCACCCTGAATCACAATCGAGCGAACATTTTGGTCAAGATAGGTTCGGCAGGTATGCACTGCTTGAGTTGCCCGTTCCACCGAGAAGTTGGCGCGTCTGATAAAGTTCCAGTTTCGGTAGGTTAAGTGATTCCGGGTTTCAGAAGCCAACTGGACATCGCGAGGTGACAGGATAAACATGGTTTCCTCCTAGTAGCTACCTAGCGGCAGCTAGGACTGCAACACATGGGATGGGCAGATGAACCAAACCGTCAATCATCCAATCATTTGTAGAACTATTGACGATAATCCCAACTCGGCCCTCACAGTGCTGTGATCTGCATCAGCATCAATATCAGCAACCGTCAACAGCAATCATTCACTGCCGGGTAGCTCCCCTCAGGGCTGAATTAGAAAATTAGGACTGAAAAACTAGAATTAGAAAACGATTAGGAGCGCTGAGGGTAGAGCAAATGGTTGGAGCGAACTTGCTCCAGGTCTGCCCGACACGGCAGCGAGGCGTAGGCGCCCAGAACCGCTGTCGCTGCCGCCCCAGCAGCATTGGCAAACTCCACAGCTGAACGAATTTCTTCACCCTCCGCTAGGGCTACGGCCAAGGCGCCTGTGAAAGCATCGCCTGCCCCAGTCGTGTCCACTGCCTCTACCCGGAAGCCTGGGACATGCACCGGCGAAGGCTGAGTTCGGGTGGCAACCCAAGCACCCGCAGCTCCAGCCGTGACCACAATCGTCTCAGGCCCTAGTTCCAGCAGAGCTGAAGTTGCGGCGTCCGGCGCAGTTCGGCGGGTTAGAGTTCGGCTCTCATTTTGGTTTAGGACCAGAACCTGGACCAGGGCTAGCAACTCTGGTGGTAGCGCTTGAATCGGCGAGGGATTGAGAATCACCTGCGCTCCAGCTTGATGCGCCAGTTGGGCTGCCTCCACCACACCTGATAGCGGAATTTCCAGTTGCAGCAGCACAGTATCGGCGCCAGCAAAAGTGCCTGCGGCCCGATGCACATAGGCTTGGTCTACCCCCTGGTTAGCGCCAGACACCACCACAATTGTGTTCTCGCCCTGTTGATCCACCGTGACTAGAGCTAGCCCCGAACGATGTTGGTCGGAGATACTCAGGACACTGATATCGATGTTGTCGCGCTTCAGGCCTGCTAGCAGCTGAGTACCGGCTTCGTCTTGCCCCACTTGGCCTACTAGGGTCACCTGAGCACCCAACCGGGCTGCCGCCACTGCCTGATTAGCCCCTTTGCCACCGGGACAATATTGATAATTGCTACCCAGCACTGTTGCACCACGTTGAGGCAATTGAGGAGCCTGGACCACCAGATCCATATTGATGCTGCCAACAACAACGACTCTAGGCACAGAACTCAGAGGGTGGGCTCGGCTAAGGGCTGACATCTCTACTCACAGCTTTCGGGCTTGATCAAACGCGGGCAACAGCCTCGGGCAACTGACGACGAGGTACCTCGTAGTTTAAAAAATCATGAGCAATCTCAGTAGACGGGAAGATCATGCGAGCTTCTTGCAAGAGATCGTTAATCTTCACGGGGTTGCCAGGCGCATAACGAGGGCTAAAGTGAGTTAGAAACAAGCGTTTCACACCGGCTCCAAGCGCGACCTGAGCCGCCATAGTCGAGGTTGAATGCAAGCGTTGGTAGGCTAATTCTGCATCTTGGTGGGCGTAAGTCGCCTCGTGGATCAGCACATCAGCGTCTTTAGCTAACTCAACTGCACTGTCGCAATAAACAGTGTCAGTACAATAAACCACCTTGCGCCCCACTTCAGGCGGCGCACAAAATTCCGCGCCATTGATGCACCGACCATCGGGCAGGGTGACGGTTTCACCTCGTTTTAGCTTGCCGTAGAGTGGCCCAGAGGGGATGTTTAAGGCGGCTGCCTTTTCCACATCAAAGCGACCGGGTCGGTCTTTCTCAACAATGCGGTAGCCAAAGGCAGTGACCCGATGCTTGAGCGGCGCGCAGAGAATTTGAAAGTGCTCGTCCTCAAAAACCAGACCCGGTCTGACCACGTGAACTTTAATTGGGTAGCCCAAGCGAGTCTGCGAAGGACGCAACACCCCTTGCAAGTAATCCTCCAAGTCAGAGGGACCATAAAGGTCGATGCGGCTAGGGTTACCGGCCATGCCAGCACTGGCCAACAGCCCCGGTAGCCCGAAGATGTGATCCCCGTGTAAGTGCGTTACAAAGATGCGGGTGATTTGGCTAATCCGGACATCGCTGCGCAGAATCTGGTGCTGAGTACCCTCACCACAGTCGAACAGCCAGGCTTCGCTACGCTGTGGCAATCGCAGCACCCAACTGGAGACATTGCGAGAGCGGGTAGGAACGGCGGAACTCGTTCCAAGAAACGTGATCTGCACAGTAATCGGAGGCTAAATCAAGCC from Leptolyngbya sp. FACHB-261 includes these protein-coding regions:
- a CDS encoding carbohydrate ABC transporter permease, whose amino-acid sequence is MASGQSRTDPLTDNETLTAWLFLTPALLLLGAFVFWPMLYLLFLSVSAGHLGSSGVRWVSFANYWRLLTDPDFWQVLGNTLYFTVGTVLPSLVLPLALAVLLDRVVAWRDILRTAYFLPSITSLVAAGLAFRWLFQPDGPVTQLLLALGVAEPPAWFNSETWAMPVLILLSIWKQLGFNLVVFLAGLQTIPGNRYEAAELDGAGAWQQFWHISLPGLRPTLVFATVTTAIFTFRSFEPVYVVTGGGPLNSTNILVYDVYQQAFALFDFGYAAAEAMVLLVLVLGLVALQLRVWGDEN
- the holA gene encoding DNA polymerase III subunit delta, translated to MPAYFYWGEDDYRLSQAVTALRQAVVDPDWESFNYEKLAGDNPEQIVQAFNQSMTPPFGPGSRLIWLAETTVAQRCSEELLGELERTLASLPETSHLLLTSRGKPDGRIKSTKVLQKYATVQEFSPIPPWKTDELVRQVQQMAKVAQVRLTTEAAELLAEAVGNDSRRVAMELEKLSLYASQGQPVINGAVVLQMVTASAHNSLQLADAIREGQTARALGLVSELLLQNEAPLRISATLTGQFRTWLWVKLMLEAGERDEKKIAEAAEVGNPKQIYFLRKKVEKLSSQVLTQALPMLLKLETGLKRGAEETAALQTAVVELSQLCASS
- a CDS encoding DUF4168 domain-containing protein, which codes for MTTSRLPLRLGQRLLPFAANWVISSMAFSALILATPFAAIVQAQTTFSDDQIQRFARAYIKIEALQARLQSEAQNVEGMPQLMAQAQTQARTQPNFSLCRNMVNDLPPQGATLCQTLRTETTAILRENGVDVDVFNEIVQRYPSETSLKERVNRAVSAARGSASR
- the rbsK gene encoding ribokinase — protein: MSALSRAHPLSSVPRVVVVGSINMDLVVQAPQLPQRGATVLGSNYQYCPGGKGANQAVAAARLGAQVTLVGQVGQDEAGTQLLAGLKRDNIDISVLSISDQHRSGLALVTVDQQGENTIVVVSGANQGVDQAYVHRAAGTFAGADTVLLQLEIPLSGVVEAAQLAHQAGAQVILNPSPIQALPPELLALVQVLVLNQNESRTLTRRTAPDAATSALLELGPETIVVTAGAAGAWVATRTQPSPVHVPGFRVEAVDTTGAGDAFTGALAVALAEGEEIRSAVEFANAAGAAATAVLGAYASLPCRADLEQVRSNHLLYPQRS
- a CDS encoding branched-chain amino acid transaminase; this translates as MSVATGSAEEKGELRPQFAYLRGEFVPSDQACINIQTHAFLYGTAAFEGIKAYWLPEEGRMAVFRMAEHYQRLLQSCRILRLKAELSAEQMGALTLDLVKRNGHQGPTYIRPIVYKTDLRIGPILLAPNTQDDFCLFSLPLDQYVDTRKGLHVGVSSWRRLDDNAIPARAKVNGAYVNTALAKTDAHLCGFDDALVLNQEGNIAEGSAMNLFLVRDGCLITPTVSDNILEGITRATVMELVRAELGLEVVARSIDRTELYVADEAFMVGTAAEVAPVTRFDHRPVGDGNIGALTRQIQGLYTKVVRGQLPQYDHWLARV
- a CDS encoding glycosyltransferase family 39 protein — encoded protein: MFRLAKSQLLLVLLVVGTGLRFWHLGDQPLWTDEVLSALFSLGKRLQDVPLDQVLEAADLRPLFQLNVEASLGSIAEAVKTDSTHPPLYFYLSHLWLRLLGNGSLQDLPWRLRSFTALTSSLGILAIYVLGRVAFRGAQAKALLLTALVAVSPFAVYLAQEARHYSLAILCLIGALTALFALLDELHKGRSLSLMLLLAWALSNAIGLYVHYFYLLAWLAQLVVLALALARSWHSARTQLLPWGLALGGVLLVWLPWLPTLLEHSGRGEVAWISRGWSNLDAVLQVVMLLPGTAALFVMLPLSPALGELQIVLVLLLLGLIGTGAWYLWRGGRLSGDAALPWAGLFVIMAMALLVGLGWAKQSRLTSVFRYNFIFLPGMLLVATACLSGLKRPVREQVIAAFLVVGLVSSSLAVQGWVLAQTGEPAATASRIRSQSQTPILFAQTYSDLNDVAKGLALSLELQRQDPQARIIFVNDANGNAAVLQKLTAVVQLNLPVDLWVTRALRTADWSGVACRSAEPERIKVSGEGYYHLICT